In the genome of Abyssalbus ytuae, the window CTCAGGATTTTCTTCATCATTATATTCCTCAAGAACATACATCCCGTTTTCGAGTTGGTCCTTAAAAAACCTGTCAAAATCTGAAGCCTGCCCCGAGATATAATCCTGTGCATCCATCAGTTTGCAAGTGTTTTTAATAGCCTGGTCAATATTGGGAATAATACGAGACCTTATAAGATTTTGTTCGGTTTTATTCCTGTCTGCAACCGATAAAAACTGGGCTGGATCCACAGTATTAATACTTATTACCACCGATGTAGCTATCCTGGCTTTCACGGCATCGCTAAAAGCCCAATATTTAGCAATATCAACATTCGCATACTGGCTTTGCTCGCCCAACTCTCCTTCGCTGTTCGGGATAACATACTTTATGGGTAATTCAAACTGAATAGGGATTAAACGTCCCCACATTTTAGTGTGTATGCCCTGGCGAAAAACAGCTTTTTGCCCTCCCCATGGGTATTGTACTGCATAAGCGGTACCGGGCTCTGCATAAAAGAACATGCTGGAAATAACACTAAGTATAAGTCCTGCTATAATAAATTGAAGACTCCGACCGGAGGTAAACCATGCTGAAATTTTACTGTTTTTAAAAACAGATTTAAATACGAGGGTCAAAACACCGATAATGACCAATAAAATTCCTAAAAATGTAATCATAGTAGTTGTGAATTAGGGTTAACAAAAAATAATTAAAATAATAATTGCCAATAAAAATTTTACAATAGTAATCATAGTCACAAAAGTTTTAATTGTTAAAAAAATGTTTTGAAATCATACTTGCAAAAGGAGAGAGTGTTTTATCGGCCGAAAAAATATTTAAACTTCCTAACCACTTTTTTGGGTATGTTATTTTAAGCTACAGCTTTTATGGATTATTTCCAAAAACTCATATTTTACAGGGGGTGGGAGAATAAAAAAAACACCTGGTTTAGAATCAGGTGTTTTTTATAAGCGGTTAAAATTAAATTATTTGTTATTCTTTTGTGGTTATTTTTATAACTCCGTCTTTAGCTTTTTTTCCGTATTCTTTTATAGCTTTTTTGCCCTTTAAAACATTTACTGATATTATTTTTTCCGGGGAAACTGATATTTCTTCAAATTTCTTTTTATCAATTCTTTTGCCGTTTAAATAATAAAGAGGATTACCTTCGATTCCTTCAACTCTTACATTATTTGATTTGTTGTCGTAAGTATCGGAGAGGATAATTTTTTTTACGATTATATCCTCTTCTTCGTTGTCATCAATTTGCACATCAACATCAATGTTTTTTATTTTGTTTTTATCTCCACTGGTAATAAATAATCCATCATCTTCATTTTTACCAAAAATTATAGTTGGTATGCCGTTGGTAGTGTCAGAAAAACTACTGGATACAAAAGAGTTTTCAGAACTTTTATAGGTCACGGAAATATCAGTTATTTCTCCTTTGGAATTTCTTTTAGGGTTACTGTATTTAAACTCTCCGTCATATTTGCTTTTTATTGTCTGGCTGAGGTTTTTTAATTCTTCATCCGTATTGTTTTTGGTAATTACAAATTCAAGAGTGTTTGCACTGATTTCCACCCCGTTTTGATTAAGTTTCTTTTCTTTAACCACGATGGTTTGGGCAACAGTTTTTACATTAAATGATAGAAAGAATACTGTGAGTACAGGAATGATAATTCCGTATTTGAACAAGTTTTGTTTTTGGGATCTGGTTTTGTTAAGCATAACTATTCGTTTTTTAATTAATAAATTGAAAAAAGTATTTGTAATTGATAAATTATATTCTGATAGATTTTTTTTAAGTAGTAAGTATTGATAGTCTTTATTGGAAAACATTTTTTCACTGGTATACTTGTCAGCCAGATATTCCAGGTTTTGGGTTATAGCTTTTTTGTACAACCAGCTAAACGGATTGATCCAAAAGAAGATATTGATAACATGTGCGGTTAATATGTCGATAGAATGGCGATGAGAACAATGGGTTTTTTCATGTTCTAAAATAGTTTTTAAATCCTCGATTGTATGCAGATTAGGATTATAAACTATATAATTCAAGAATGAAAAAGGAGAGGTGTTCTTGTTGGTTTTAACGTACTTATATCTGCTTTCTTTATAGGGTTTCTCATTTCTTACCAGTTTAATAAAGGATAAAACCTGTATACAAAACCGAAGTAAAAATACTATAGTGCCACTTATATATAATATTAATAGCAGTTTTAGGAAATTAATCTTGTTATCGGGTAAAATAATACCTTGGGTGACATTATTAAATTCTTCAATATTGTTTAAAATAATTTCAGTGTTTACCCTTCGGGTAATAGTAATTAACGGCAATATTACAGAGATGAAAATTCCTGTCAGCAGATAATATCTGTTTAATGTAAAAAAAGTTTCTTTTTGTAACCACAGCTTATAGGTTATATAAAATAATGATAAAATAAAGCTGCTTTTCAAGATATATATAAAAAAAATTTCCATTACTTTTTATTTTCAATATGGTTAATAATTTCCTTTAAATCCTCCACACTAATTTTTTCTTCTTTGGCAAAAAAAGTGACCAGATTTTTATATGAATTATTAAAATAGTCATGAATGGCACTGCCAATGAATTGTTTCCTGTATTCTTCTTTTGTAATTAACGGGTAGTATTGATGGGTATTCCCGTAGGTATGGTGATTTACATAACCTTTATCTTCAAGGTTTCTTACAATTGTTGAAAGGGTGTTGTAATGAGGTTTGCTGTTTTCAAATTCTGCCAGCATATCTTTTACAAAGGCTTTTTCCAGCTTCCATAATACCTTCATTACTTCTTCTTCTTTATTGGTTAATTTTTGCATCAGGATTTATTTTTTGCTAATGTATTACTATTTTTTTAGTTAACCAACTATAAATGTAGTTGAAAAACTAATTTTATAGTTTAATTAACAATATATGTGGGTTATTTAAGAATGAATACAACAACCGTACTCATTAAAATAGTTAAGTGTATATTCGCGTATATTTTAAAAATGGCTATGAATTTTTTATTTGTTTTATCCGGGTTGGTTCTTTTAATTGTTGGGGGTAATTGGTTATTAAAAGCTGCAGTAGGTTTATCTTTAAAGTTAGGAATACCAAAAATAGTTATTGGTATGACAGTAGTTTCATTTGCCACTTCGGCTCCCGAACTTATTGTAAGCATAAAGTCGGCTTTAGACGGGTTTCCTGATATTGCGTTGGGAAATGTAGTAGGTTCTAATATTGCAAATCTTGGGCTGGTATTGGCTATAACAATTATATTATCTTCTATTAATGTGGAAAGGAGTTTTTATAAAACAGATTGGCCGGTTATGATAATTGCTACGCTGCTGTTTTACTTTTTTATTATACATGACGGAGTTTTAAGCAGGAATGAAGGAATAATTTTAGTCTCATTTTTAATTATTTTCCTCATTTATCTTTTACGTTTTCAAAAACCAGCGGTTACTGATGATGTGGTTGAAGATGATGAGGTTATACCTTTATATAAAATTGTGTTGTATCTGGTTATTGGCGGTGTGGCGTTATGGGGCGGCTCCGAATTATTGATTAAAGGAGCGGTAGGGATGGCTCTTAATTTTGGAGTGAGTGAACGCATTATTGCAGTTACAGTAGTGTCGGTAGGTACAAGTATTCCTGAGTTGGCAGCTTCTGTAATTGCAGTATTAAAAAAGGAAAAAGCTATTTCACTGGGTAATTTAATAGGGTCTAATGTATTTAATATTCTTGCTGTTTTAGGAATAACGTCCATAATAACTCCCATTGTAGTATCAGACAAAGGATTGCTGAATAACGATATTTACTGGATGCTGGCTACTTCATTTATTATATTTCCCCTGGTATTTTTACCCAAAGGATTAAGATTAGGATGGAGGGATGGTTTGGTATTGCTTTTTCTTTATGGTGCATTTGTATATATGACAGTGTTATAGAATATAAAAAAGCCTGCTTTTGCAGGCTTTTTTATTTAACTATATTATTTCTTTTTAATCTTTAAGAAACAGGTTTTACCGTTTTAATAATCCTGGCGGCAATTTTGTACGGGTCACCGTTTGAAGCAGGACGTCTGTCTTCTAACCAACCTTTCCAGCCTTTTTCTACTGTCATAATTGGAATACGGATGGAAGCACCCCTGTCTGATATACCAAATGAAAACTGATCTATAGATTGGGTTTCGTGCTTACCCGTTAAACGTAAATCATTGTCTGCTCCGTATACGGCAATATGTTCTTTA includes:
- a CDS encoding calcium/sodium antiporter, coding for MNFLFVLSGLVLLIVGGNWLLKAAVGLSLKLGIPKIVIGMTVVSFATSAPELIVSIKSALDGFPDIALGNVVGSNIANLGLVLAITIILSSINVERSFYKTDWPVMIIATLLFYFFIIHDGVLSRNEGIILVSFLIIFLIYLLRFQKPAVTDDVVEDDEVIPLYKIVLYLVIGGVALWGGSELLIKGAVGMALNFGVSERIIAVTVVSVGTSIPELAASVIAVLKKEKAISLGNLIGSNVFNILAVLGITSIITPIVVSDKGLLNNDIYWMLATSFIIFPLVFLPKGLRLGWRDGLVLLFLYGAFVYMTVL
- a CDS encoding M56 family metallopeptidase; its protein translation is MEIFFIYILKSSFILSLFYITYKLWLQKETFFTLNRYYLLTGIFISVILPLITITRRVNTEIILNNIEEFNNVTQGIILPDNKINFLKLLLILYISGTIVFLLRFCIQVLSFIKLVRNEKPYKESRYKYVKTNKNTSPFSFLNYIVYNPNLHTIEDLKTILEHEKTHCSHRHSIDILTAHVINIFFWINPFSWLYKKAITQNLEYLADKYTSEKMFSNKDYQYLLLKKNLSEYNLSITNTFFNLLIKKRIVMLNKTRSQKQNLFKYGIIIPVLTVFFLSFNVKTVAQTIVVKEKKLNQNGVEISANTLEFVITKNNTDEELKNLSQTIKSKYDGEFKYSNPKRNSKGEITDISVTYKSSENSFVSSSFSDTTNGIPTIIFGKNEDDGLFITSGDKNKIKNIDVDVQIDDNEEEDIIVKKIILSDTYDNKSNNVRVEGIEGNPLYYLNGKRIDKKKFEEISVSPEKIISVNVLKGKKAIKEYGKKAKDGVIKITTKE
- a CDS encoding BlaI/MecI/CopY family transcriptional regulator; this translates as MQKLTNKEEEVMKVLWKLEKAFVKDMLAEFENSKPHYNTLSTIVRNLEDKGYVNHHTYGNTHQYYPLITKEEYRKQFIGSAIHDYFNNSYKNLVTFFAKEEKISVEDLKEIINHIENKK